A window of the Odocoileus virginianus isolate 20LAN1187 ecotype Illinois unplaced genomic scaffold, Ovbor_1.2 Unplaced_Contig_153, whole genome shotgun sequence genome harbors these coding sequences:
- the LOC110124696 gene encoding olfactory receptor 6C2-like, translating to MRNHTITTFILLGLTDDPRMKVLAFIFLFFTYMLSVAGNLTIISLTLTDGHLRTAMYLFLQNFSFLEISFTTACIPRFLYNIATGDKVITYTACAVQVFFTYLFGIMEFFLLATMSFDRYVAICKPLHYVTIMNNRVCHRLIISCWMAGLLIIIPPLSLGLNLEFCDSNVIDHFFCDATPLLKISCSDTWFIERMILVCAVLTFIMTLVCVVLSYMYIIMTILRFSSSQQRKKAFSTCSSHIVVVSITYGSCIFIYIKPSSKKDMGLNKGVSLLIFSISPMLNPFIYTLRNKQVKKALQNLIKKIEFFLKK from the coding sequence ATGAGAAACCACACAATAACAACATTCATCCTGCTGGGACTGACTGATGACCCACGAATGAAAGTTCTagctttcatctttctttttttcacctaCATGTTGAGTGTAGCTGGGAACCTGACCATTATCTCCCTCACCCTCACGGATGGCCATCTCAGGACAGCCATGTACTTATTTCtccaaaatttctctttcttggaaaTCTCATTCACAACTGCCTGTATTCCCAGATTTCTGTACAACATAGCAACTGGTGACAAGGTCATTACCTACACTGCTTGTGCTGTTCAAGTATTTTTTACTTACCTTTTTGGGATAATGGAATTTTTTCTTCTAGCCACTATGTCctttgaccgctatgtggccatttGCAAACCCCTGCATTATGTGACCATCATGAATAACAGAGTCTGCCACAGGCTTATCATCAGCTGCTGGATGGCTGGTTTGTTAATCATCATTCCCCCACTTAGCCTGGGCCTCAATCTGGAATTCTGTGACTCTAATGTCATTgatcatttcttctgtgatgcCACTCCCCTCCTAAAGATATCATGCTCAGACACATGGTTCATAGAGAGAATGATTCTGGTGTGTGCTGTCTTGACTTTCATCATGACTCTTGTGTGTGTTGTTCTGTCCTACATGTATATCATCATGACAATTCTAAGATTCTCTTCTtctcagcaaaggaaaaaagcctTTTCAACCTGTTCTTCCCACATAGTTGTAGTTTCCATCACTTATGGCAGCTGCATCTTCATCTATATCAAACCTTCATCCAAAAAAGACATGGGTCTTAATAAAGGagtttctcttctcattttttctatttcaccAATGTTGAACCCATTTATTTATACTCTAAGAAATAAGCAAGTGAAGAAAGCGTTGCAGAACTTGATCAAAAAGATTGAATTCTTCTtaaagaagtaa